A genome region from Chengkuizengella sp. SCS-71B includes the following:
- a CDS encoding class I SAM-dependent methyltransferase, whose product MANIGCIPLVEIIEKKINNSEMKAISFYDYMSLCLYHEQYGYYVRSHTKIGKEGDFYTSSSVGTIMGEMLANYISNQPITKNGQNISIVEWGGGTGSLAKQVLDELQDNHYALYERIKFISIEESDYHKQLQVNSLIEHQGKVHFLTGEEWLSEKHTEHVIIFNNELLDAFPVHRLIYDQEEYYEIFVGWDDQAQKFMDKYIKCTNPLLLSYIKNENLNLKQGQKFEINLAAMEWLKKLMASLTSSTIITIDYGDLRDEIYAAHRMEGTLMCYYKHQASQQPYSHVGEQDITSHVNFSACISVGDNMGFSHSYMSQKEFLYQSGILNKLQQHNISDPFHPIVKKNRAIRQLLLSDQMSELFKVLIQKNE is encoded by the coding sequence ATGGCTAATATAGGGTGTATTCCATTAGTGGAAATTATTGAAAAAAAAATAAATAACAGTGAGATGAAAGCTATTTCATTTTATGATTATATGTCATTGTGCTTGTATCACGAACAGTATGGTTACTATGTTAGGAGTCATACTAAGATTGGTAAAGAAGGTGACTTTTATACAAGTTCGTCAGTAGGGACAATCATGGGAGAAATGCTTGCTAATTATATTTCCAATCAACCTATAACAAAAAATGGACAAAATATAAGTATAGTTGAGTGGGGAGGAGGGACGGGTAGTTTAGCCAAACAGGTATTAGATGAATTGCAAGATAACCACTATGCACTATATGAGCGTATTAAGTTTATATCAATTGAGGAGAGTGATTACCATAAACAGCTTCAAGTAAATTCTCTTATTGAACATCAAGGGAAAGTACATTTTCTAACAGGTGAAGAATGGTTAAGTGAGAAACATACTGAGCATGTAATCATATTCAACAATGAACTATTGGATGCATTTCCTGTTCATCGTTTGATTTATGACCAGGAGGAATATTATGAAATATTTGTTGGCTGGGATGATCAAGCTCAAAAGTTTATGGATAAATACATAAAATGTACTAATCCACTTTTACTATCTTATATAAAAAATGAAAATCTAAATTTGAAACAAGGGCAAAAATTTGAAATCAACTTAGCAGCAATGGAATGGTTAAAAAAGTTGATGGCTAGTTTAACCTCTTCAACGATTATTACCATTGATTATGGAGATTTAAGAGATGAAATATATGCTGCACACCGAATGGAAGGAACACTTATGTGTTATTACAAACATCAAGCATCTCAACAGCCTTATTCCCACGTCGGAGAACAAGATATAACTTCACACGTTAATTTTTCTGCTTGTATATCAGTAGGTGATAATATGGGCTTTAGTCATAGTTACATGTCACAAAAAGAATTTTTATACCAATCAGGGATTTTAAACAAATTACAGCAGCATAACATTTCAGATCCCTTTCATCCTATTGTAAAGAAAAATAGAGCG
- a CDS encoding ABC transporter substrate-binding protein has product MFNKKGLFMFFGILLISFSIVIFIGGTEPIITVNEKEPDEEERPFYNQRDFQSTNILEVSVSLDENQLKLLKEFNNKYEESHSGVYIRLNSYTKEQAYTEYKQASQIGTASDIMLLDNDWINEFAASGYLIQLDEIINSMNVEYHNLLRYQTKWNGSDWAIPIESDMYIWVWNPKQLTKMDVLKPNTLENLIEIMFLYPEKVYVDQNDPYSLLQILSMLNTMTKEGSSVEINHSDIQWDIITKLKVAENSWELLNNGEILLKLTTLKDFYNHENEIYEYAPVYLESESENTSPIGGGVIRGSSFVISSNTNEQKEAFEWLQTLLSGPYYSKIFNNNRVDIQLDGMKAMKPNPNLPNQLSRFIQDFNQLYGVNQSSFLEKNSILWTSQWMEDSQN; this is encoded by the coding sequence ATGTTTAATAAAAAGGGTCTGTTTATGTTTTTTGGGATTTTATTAATTTCCTTTAGTATAGTTATTTTCATTGGAGGCACTGAGCCTATTATAACAGTTAATGAGAAAGAACCGGATGAAGAAGAAAGACCTTTTTATAATCAGAGAGATTTTCAATCAACCAACATATTGGAGGTTTCAGTTTCACTCGATGAAAATCAGTTAAAATTATTAAAAGAATTTAATAATAAATATGAAGAGAGTCATTCAGGTGTATATATACGATTGAATTCTTATACTAAAGAACAAGCATACACCGAGTATAAACAAGCTTCACAAATTGGAACTGCATCAGATATTATGTTATTGGACAATGATTGGATAAATGAGTTTGCAGCAAGTGGATATTTGATTCAACTGGATGAAATCATAAATAGTATGAATGTGGAGTATCACAACTTGTTACGTTATCAGACGAAATGGAATGGTTCTGATTGGGCTATTCCAATTGAATCAGATATGTATATTTGGGTATGGAATCCTAAACAATTAACAAAAATGGATGTACTAAAACCGAATACATTAGAAAACTTAATTGAGATCATGTTTCTTTATCCAGAAAAAGTGTATGTAGATCAAAATGATCCTTACAGTTTACTTCAAATCCTCTCTATGTTAAATACTATGACAAAAGAAGGATCATCTGTAGAAATTAACCACTCAGATATACAATGGGATATTATTACTAAACTTAAAGTTGCTGAAAACTCGTGGGAATTATTAAATAATGGTGAAATTTTGTTGAAGTTAACGACATTAAAAGATTTTTATAATCATGAGAATGAAATTTACGAATATGCACCTGTATATTTAGAATCTGAATCTGAGAACACCTCTCCAATTGGAGGAGGAGTAATTAGGGGAAGCAGCTTTGTCATTTCATCAAATACGAACGAACAAAAAGAAGCCTTTGAATGGCTTCAAACGCTTCTTTCAGGTCCATATTATTCAAAGATTTTTAATAATAATCGGGTAGACATTCAGCTTGATGGTATGAAAGCTATGAAACCTAATCCCAATTTACCTAATCAATTGAGTCGATTTATACAAGATTTTAACCAGTTGTATGGTGTGAATCAATCAAGCTTTTTAGAAAAAAATTCAATTCTTTGGACTTCACAATGGATGGAGGATAGTCAAAATTAA
- a CDS encoding PhoH family protein produces the protein MKKIYVLDTNVLLHDPNSLFNFLEHDVIVPAIVLEEIDSKKRNADEIGRNARYVSRVLDGFREKGKLQEGITLENGGRLKVELNHLSFLKMKNTFAEINNDNRILAVALNYKLEEEEKSHPKSVVLVSKDTLVRIKADVLGIKAEDYLSDRFEKTTDYTGYNTLDIHPSVIDEFYTFRNITIDHLNDKHNLNPHEFVILKDELGTSKSALLKVDEQVKKLDALYLSNDPIWGIAARNVQQRMVLELLLNDDIPLVTITGRAGTGKTLLGLASGLLKVEDENKYKKLLIARPVVPLGKDLGYLPGEKEEKLRPWMQPIYDNLEFLFNTKKSGDLDKILAGLGSIQVEALTYIRGRSIPNQFIIIDEAQNLSKHEVKTILSRVGEGSKIVLMGDPEQIDHPYLDASSNGLTHVVERFKNEAVSGHITLKKGERSHLAQLATDLL, from the coding sequence ATGAAAAAGATATATGTGTTAGATACGAATGTTCTTTTACATGATCCAAACTCACTTTTTAATTTTTTAGAACACGATGTAATTGTACCAGCTATCGTATTGGAGGAAATTGATTCAAAGAAAAGAAATGCTGATGAAATTGGAAGGAATGCTAGGTATGTATCGAGAGTATTAGATGGATTTAGAGAAAAGGGAAAACTTCAAGAAGGAATTACTTTGGAAAATGGTGGTCGATTAAAAGTAGAACTCAATCATCTTAGTTTTTTAAAAATGAAAAATACATTTGCTGAAATAAATAATGACAACCGTATATTGGCTGTAGCATTAAATTATAAATTAGAGGAGGAAGAAAAATCACACCCTAAATCTGTAGTGTTAGTTAGCAAAGACACTCTTGTAAGAATAAAAGCCGATGTTTTGGGTATTAAAGCAGAGGACTATTTATCTGATAGATTTGAAAAAACAACTGATTATACAGGTTATAATACACTGGATATACATCCTTCAGTTATAGATGAGTTTTATACTTTCCGAAATATAACGATTGATCATTTGAATGATAAACATAACCTGAATCCACATGAATTTGTAATTTTGAAAGATGAGTTAGGAACTTCGAAATCAGCTCTTTTAAAAGTGGATGAGCAAGTCAAAAAGTTGGACGCATTATATTTGAGTAATGATCCGATTTGGGGAATTGCTGCAAGAAACGTACAACAAAGAATGGTTTTAGAGTTACTATTAAACGATGACATTCCGCTTGTAACCATCACAGGAAGGGCGGGTACAGGTAAAACTTTGCTGGGACTTGCTTCTGGATTATTGAAAGTAGAGGATGAGAATAAATATAAAAAATTGCTTATTGCAAGACCGGTTGTACCTTTGGGCAAGGATTTAGGGTATCTACCTGGTGAAAAGGAAGAAAAATTACGACCTTGGATGCAGCCTATTTATGATAATCTTGAATTTTTATTTAATACAAAAAAGTCAGGCGATTTAGACAAAATATTAGCTGGATTAGGAAGTATTCAAGTTGAAGCATTAACCTATATACGAGGACGTTCCATTCCAAATCAGTTTATTATTATAGATGAAGCGCAAAATTTATCTAAACACGAAGTAAAAACCATCTTATCACGTGTAGGTGAAGGAAGTAAAATTGTTTTAATGGGTGATCCTGAACAGATTGATCATCCTTATTTGGATGCTTCAAGTAATGGTTTAACACATGTAGTTGAAAGATTTAAAAATGAAGCGGTGAGTGGTCATATTACTCTAAAAAAAGGGGAAAGGTCCCATCTGGCTCAGCTAGCAACAGATTTATTATAA
- a CDS encoding YhcN/YlaJ family sporulation lipoprotein, with translation MRTLFLFMSILCILFGCSQQSENYSDKQSVKELQTSSENKNMNNAEVTKRLETLTLSIPEVNAANIVVFGDTALVGIDIDGSLERAKVGSVKYSVAEALSKDPYGANAVITADMDLNVRIKEIRNDIMKGKPISGFAEELADIVGRVMPQFPKNAIKNQRNKQINKPKSETNNNQLNSHQ, from the coding sequence ATGAGAACCTTATTTTTGTTTATGAGTATATTGTGTATACTGTTTGGTTGTAGTCAACAATCTGAGAATTATTCTGATAAACAATCTGTCAAAGAGCTTCAAACTTCATCTGAAAATAAAAACATGAATAATGCAGAAGTGACAAAAAGATTAGAAACACTAACCCTGTCTATACCAGAAGTGAATGCAGCAAATATTGTAGTGTTTGGAGATACAGCACTTGTAGGTATAGATATTGATGGTTCGTTAGAAAGGGCTAAGGTTGGAAGTGTAAAATATTCTGTTGCTGAAGCATTAAGTAAAGATCCTTACGGTGCAAATGCAGTAATCACAGCGGACATGGATTTAAATGTTCGAATTAAAGAAATAAGAAATGATATCATGAAAGGTAAGCCAATCTCTGGTTTTGCTGAAGAATTAGCTGATATTGTAGGTCGAGTCATGCCACAGTTTCCAAAAAATGCAATAAAAAATCAACGAAATAAGCAAATAAACAAACCAAAGAGTGAGACAAATAATAATCAACTTAACTCTCATCAATAA
- a CDS encoding pyridoxamine 5'-phosphate oxidase family protein codes for MTDILTELNETIFSQLQKEKLVLLHTLDNESGSPTSSVISWLNAIDTKTVRFAVDQRSRIVNNVKNNKLVSLTTFASTTVYEISGSAEIITEEMEEVPFKLACIEISIKSIRDVMFYGARISTEPEYEKTYDKRAAEKLDNQVFEAIKKS; via the coding sequence ATGACTGATATTTTGACCGAGTTAAATGAAACGATATTTTCTCAACTCCAAAAAGAAAAATTAGTATTGTTACATACGTTGGATAATGAGTCAGGTTCACCAACAAGCAGTGTGATTTCTTGGCTTAATGCAATTGATACAAAGACAGTTAGATTTGCCGTTGATCAACGCTCTAGAATTGTGAATAACGTAAAAAATAATAAACTTGTGTCTTTAACAACCTTCGCTTCAACTACAGTATATGAAATTTCTGGATCCGCTGAAATTATTACGGAAGAAATGGAAGAAGTACCTTTTAAATTAGCTTGTATAGAGATATCAATAAAAAGTATAAGAGACGTGATGTTTTACGGAGCACGCATTTCTACGGAACCTGAATATGAAAAAACCTATGATAAGAGGGCTGCAGAGAAGCTTGATAATCAGGTTTTTGAAGCAATTAAAAAAAGCTAA
- a CDS encoding YlaH-like family protein, with the protein MFLLTAEPKDIPPIDWGAFIQDHWYKYIIIFICLIYVFNKVFRVKKLPILKDLVIYSIIALFSFILLIFEIDVGLPIILSLMIAVALMFTVRIRYFIEDRKKRN; encoded by the coding sequence ATGTTTTTATTAACAGCTGAACCAAAAGATATACCCCCCATTGATTGGGGAGCATTTATTCAAGACCATTGGTATAAATATATTATTATTTTTATATGCCTTATTTATGTGTTTAACAAAGTGTTTAGAGTGAAAAAGTTGCCAATTTTAAAAGACTTGGTTATTTATTCAATCATTGCACTCTTTTCATTTATTTTATTAATATTTGAAATTGATGTAGGATTACCTATTATTTTAAGTTTAATGATTGCAGTTGCACTCATGTTCACAGTTCGTATCCGTTATTTTATTGAAGATCGTAAAAAGAGAAATTAA
- the typA gene encoding translational GTPase TypA, with translation MFNREMIRNIAIIAHVDHGKTTLVDKLLQQSGVFRENEAIQDRMMDSNDLERERGITILAKNTAIEYKDYLINIVDTPGHSDFGGEVERIMKMVDGVLLVVDAFEGCMPQTKFVLKKALEQNLTPIVVLNKIDRPNARPAEVIDEVLELFIELEASDEQLDFPVVYASALQGTSSLDADKQEDNMLSMFETITEHIPSPKESVDEPLQFLVTLMDYNEYLGRIGVGRVNRGKISQGQVVTVINREGKHKQARIEKLFGFQGLKRVEIQEAGAGDIIAIAGIKDINIGETIADPANPEALPVLKIDEPTLQMTFLVNNSPFAGKEGKYVTSSKLRERLYKEIETDVSLKVEDTDSPDAFIVSGRGELHLGILIENMRREGFELQVSKPEVIIKEIDGVKCEPMEHLLIDVPEESMGAVMESLGTRKAEMQNMINNGNGQVRLEFMIPARGLIGYGTEFLTMTRGYGIMNHSFERYAPYAGQGVGGRQKGVLVSTETGVSKLYGILNVEDRGTLFLKPGTEIYEGMIVGEHTRDNDIVVNICKEKALNNIRTANKEETVKMKTPRIFSLEEALEYLNEDEYCEITPESIRLRKKILNKSERERAEKNRKLAKANV, from the coding sequence ATGTTTAACAGAGAAATGATCAGAAATATTGCAATTATTGCTCATGTTGATCACGGGAAAACGACATTAGTTGATAAATTATTACAGCAGTCAGGTGTTTTTCGTGAAAACGAAGCGATTCAGGATAGAATGATGGATTCTAATGACTTGGAAAGAGAACGTGGAATTACAATCCTTGCAAAAAATACAGCCATTGAATATAAAGATTATTTAATTAACATCGTAGATACACCAGGACACTCTGACTTTGGTGGTGAAGTAGAACGAATAATGAAAATGGTTGATGGTGTATTATTAGTCGTTGATGCTTTTGAAGGTTGTATGCCTCAGACTAAATTTGTACTCAAAAAAGCTTTGGAACAAAACTTAACACCTATCGTCGTTTTAAATAAGATTGATCGTCCAAATGCTCGCCCTGCAGAAGTAATTGACGAGGTATTAGAGTTGTTTATTGAGCTTGAAGCTTCAGATGAACAGCTAGATTTTCCAGTAGTTTATGCTTCAGCATTACAAGGAACTTCAAGTTTAGATGCGGATAAACAAGAAGATAATATGCTTTCTATGTTTGAAACGATTACAGAACATATACCTTCTCCAAAAGAGAGTGTTGATGAACCATTACAATTTTTAGTAACTTTGATGGATTATAATGAATATTTAGGTCGAATTGGTGTAGGCAGAGTAAATCGTGGTAAAATTTCGCAAGGTCAAGTTGTGACCGTCATCAATAGAGAAGGAAAACATAAACAAGCGCGGATTGAAAAATTGTTTGGTTTCCAAGGATTAAAACGAGTTGAGATTCAAGAAGCTGGTGCGGGTGATATTATTGCCATCGCTGGTATTAAGGATATCAACATTGGTGAAACGATTGCAGATCCTGCTAATCCTGAAGCTCTTCCTGTGCTTAAAATTGATGAGCCAACCCTTCAAATGACATTTTTAGTAAATAACAGTCCTTTTGCAGGTAAAGAAGGAAAATATGTAACATCAAGTAAACTTAGAGAAAGATTGTATAAAGAAATTGAAACAGATGTAAGTTTAAAAGTAGAAGACACAGATAGTCCAGATGCATTCATCGTATCAGGAAGAGGAGAACTTCACTTAGGAATTCTGATCGAAAATATGCGAAGAGAAGGTTTTGAGTTACAAGTTTCTAAACCTGAAGTCATCATTAAGGAAATTGATGGTGTAAAATGTGAGCCAATGGAACATCTTTTAATTGACGTTCCTGAGGAAAGCATGGGTGCTGTAATGGAAAGTCTGGGAACACGTAAAGCTGAAATGCAGAATATGATCAATAATGGAAATGGTCAAGTACGTCTAGAATTTATGATTCCAGCAAGAGGGTTAATTGGGTATGGGACAGAATTTTTAACAATGACTCGTGGGTATGGAATTATGAATCACTCCTTTGAACGATATGCACCATATGCTGGTCAAGGTGTTGGTGGGAGACAAAAAGGTGTATTGGTCTCTACAGAAACTGGAGTAAGTAAATTATATGGTATCTTGAATGTTGAGGATCGTGGAACTTTATTCTTAAAACCTGGTACAGAAATTTATGAAGGTATGATTGTTGGTGAACATACAAGAGACAATGATATAGTTGTAAATATTTGCAAGGAAAAAGCACTAAATAATATTCGTACTGCTAATAAAGAAGAAACAGTCAAAATGAAAACACCACGTATTTTTTCATTAGAGGAAGCATTAGAATATTTGAACGAAGATGAATATTGTGAAATCACACCGGAATCTATTCGTTTACGCAAAAAAATCTTAAATAAAAGTGAACGTGAACGTGCCGAAAAAAATCGTAAATTAGCAAAAGCTAATGTTTGA
- a CDS encoding TerC family protein — MVENIFIMVEIIVINIVLSGDNAIVIALASKNLPQQQQKKAVWWGALGAVILRLALTVGAVFLLDIPYIQAIGSGLLLYIAIALLINDSDHSVKEVFSLGAAIWTIVVADFVMSLDNVLAIAAIAQDDYVLLFLGIGMSIPLIVWGSTVFMKLLEKYTILVYLGAGILGYTAGEMLLNDQKAVELLRDAHHSVHWFIPAFCTSVVLLAGLLFSKKR, encoded by the coding sequence GTGGTAGAAAATATATTTATTATGGTAGAAATCATTGTTATTAATATTGTACTAAGTGGAGACAATGCAATAGTTATTGCATTAGCAAGTAAAAACCTTCCACAACAACAGCAAAAAAAAGCAGTGTGGTGGGGAGCCTTGGGTGCAGTTATTCTTAGATTAGCTTTAACTGTAGGTGCCGTTTTTCTTCTGGATATTCCATATATACAGGCCATTGGATCAGGACTTTTGTTGTACATTGCTATTGCTCTTCTAATCAATGATAGTGACCATTCTGTCAAAGAGGTTTTTTCACTTGGAGCAGCGATTTGGACCATTGTCGTTGCTGATTTCGTGATGAGTTTAGATAATGTGTTAGCCATAGCTGCAATAGCGCAAGATGATTATGTATTATTATTTTTGGGAATAGGAATGAGTATACCATTAATCGTTTGGGGCAGCACGGTGTTTATGAAATTGCTAGAGAAATATACCATATTAGTTTATCTTGGTGCAGGTATATTGGGGTATACTGCAGGTGAAATGTTATTAAATGATCAAAAAGCGGTTGAACTGCTTAGAGATGCTCACCATTCAGTACATTGGTTTATTCCTGCTTTTTGTACTTCAGTTGTACTATTAGCAGGATTATTATTTTCTAAGAAGAGATAA
- a CDS encoding TerC family protein: MDFLTFEFISALITIIFIDLVLAGDNAIVIGLAARNLPKNQQKKVVILGTIGAVGIRIVATVFVVWLLKVPWLLFVGGLLLIWIAYKLLVEDNDHDVNAAKGLWSAVWTIVIADASMGFDNVIAVAGAAEGEFILVILGLIISVPIIVWGSTLFIKLIDRYPIIIYFGSGILAYTAAKMITDEPKLVHYFENNIALKWTVVIAIVIGVIALGKLVNMSKEKKRAQLTGSE; this comes from the coding sequence ATGGATTTTTTAACGTTTGAATTTATCTCTGCACTAATCACCATTATTTTTATTGATTTAGTTTTGGCTGGTGACAACGCAATTGTGATTGGCTTAGCTGCAAGAAACTTACCAAAAAACCAACAGAAAAAAGTAGTCATTTTAGGAACGATAGGTGCTGTAGGTATACGTATTGTTGCAACGGTATTTGTTGTTTGGTTGCTAAAAGTTCCATGGTTGTTATTTGTTGGGGGGCTGCTGTTGATATGGATCGCTTATAAACTTTTAGTTGAAGATAATGATCATGACGTGAATGCTGCAAAAGGTCTGTGGTCAGCAGTTTGGACCATTGTCATTGCGGATGCATCAATGGGATTTGATAATGTTATTGCTGTGGCAGGTGCAGCAGAAGGGGAATTTATTCTTGTTATTCTAGGATTAATCATTAGTGTCCCAATCATCGTCTGGGGAAGTACTTTGTTTATAAAACTAATTGATCGTTATCCTATTATTATTTATTTCGGATCAGGTATCTTAGCTTACACAGCAGCTAAAATGATAACAGATGAACCGAAGCTAGTACACTATTTTGAAAACAATATTGCGCTAAAATGGACAGTTGTTATTGCAATAGTTATCGGTGTAATTGCATTAGGTAAGCTAGTTAATATGAGCAAAGAAAAAAAGAGAGCCCAGTTAACAGGCTCAGAATAA
- the thiI gene encoding tRNA uracil 4-sulfurtransferase ThiI, whose protein sequence is MKPDYILLRLGELTLKGRNRNVFENRVLTHIRDFLKSYPNIKVIKNYGRVYIQLNEEPFEGIAEQLKKIFGLVSFSPVKKVDTELKAMREVSLELMNKVSPKPKTFKVNVRRAYKHFPHDSQELNHLIGGYVLHHTPELKVNVHEPDVILKVEVREEGTFIYSETIQGLGGFPLGSSGKSMLMLSGGIDSPVAGYLAMKRGIKLEAVHFHSAPFTSERAKQKVIELAKQLTNYSGKMRLHIVPFTEIQTQFNEHARKNLIITFMRRAMLRITEKLAEKNDNLGIITGDNLGQVASQTLSSLNVIGRATGMPILRPLITMDKNEIIKIAQEINTFETSILPYEDCCTIFLPKNPATNPNLGLVERIEESMEWLPQSIEEAVENTETIIVSNQEEEKLNHLF, encoded by the coding sequence ATGAAGCCAGATTATATATTACTGCGTTTGGGAGAACTAACACTTAAAGGTAGAAATCGAAACGTATTTGAGAATCGAGTTCTTACTCATATTCGTGATTTTTTGAAATCATATCCTAATATAAAAGTTATTAAGAACTATGGTAGGGTATATATTCAATTAAATGAAGAGCCATTTGAAGGCATTGCTGAACAATTAAAAAAAATATTTGGGCTTGTTTCATTTAGTCCTGTAAAAAAAGTAGACACTGAACTTAAAGCAATGAGAGAAGTAAGTCTAGAGTTAATGAATAAAGTGTCACCAAAACCAAAGACTTTTAAAGTTAATGTTCGAAGAGCTTATAAACATTTTCCACATGACTCACAAGAGCTTAATCACCTAATTGGGGGATACGTATTACATCATACTCCAGAATTAAAAGTAAATGTCCATGAACCAGATGTAATTTTAAAAGTAGAAGTAAGAGAAGAGGGTACATTTATTTATTCAGAGACAATACAAGGACTGGGTGGTTTTCCACTTGGAAGCAGCGGTAAATCAATGTTAATGTTGTCAGGGGGAATTGATAGCCCTGTTGCTGGTTATCTTGCCATGAAACGTGGAATAAAATTAGAAGCAGTTCACTTTCATAGTGCACCATTTACTAGCGAACGTGCTAAACAAAAAGTAATTGAATTAGCAAAGCAATTAACGAATTACTCTGGGAAAATGAGACTGCATATCGTACCGTTTACAGAAATTCAAACGCAGTTTAATGAACATGCTAGAAAGAATTTGATCATCACATTCATGAGAAGAGCGATGCTCAGAATTACAGAAAAACTTGCTGAGAAAAATGACAATCTAGGTATTATTACTGGGGATAATTTAGGTCAGGTAGCGAGTCAAACTTTATCTAGCTTGAATGTTATTGGTCGTGCGACTGGAATGCCAATCTTACGCCCTTTAATTACAATGGATAAAAACGAAATTATTAAAATTGCTCAAGAAATAAATACATTTGAAACCTCCATACTTCCTTATGAAGATTGCTGTACTATATTTCTACCGAAAAATCCAGCTACAAACCCAAATTTAGGATTAGTTGAAAGAATTGAAGAATCGATGGAATGGCTTCCGCAAAGTATTGAAGAAGCAGTAGAAAATACGGAAACCATCATCGTTTCTAATCAAGAAGAAGAAAAACTAAATCATTTATTCTGA
- a CDS encoding cysteine desulfurase family protein produces MYYFDHSATTPPFKEVTDTVMEVMKNYYGNPSSLHQLGIDAEQLMRKARHVISESLGVNGEQLIFTSGGTESNNMAIKGVAVQYKNRGKHLITTEIEHASVYESFKQLEKVGYHVTYLPVDHTGQVSIEDLQNALTDETILVSIMHVNNEVGRIQPIKKIASLLKKQKRIFFHVDAIQSVGKIPIYPKEWGIDLMSVSAHKLNGPKGIGVLYYREGIKFFPLLSGGGQEAGYRSGTENVPLIVGMAKAIRMSMDKQKENLEHLYLLRKKLTDFILQIPELKLNGSVISEHMAPHIVHFSFTGMKSEVIVHALEKKGIYVSTRSACASGESKASRVLKGMGVSEKNANSGIRISMSAEHSLKDIDTLCKQLKQVVHDYKGFTK; encoded by the coding sequence ATGTATTATTTTGACCACTCTGCTACAACGCCTCCATTTAAAGAAGTGACGGATACTGTTATGGAAGTTATGAAAAATTATTATGGCAATCCATCTTCACTTCATCAGTTAGGAATAGATGCAGAACAATTGATGAGAAAAGCTAGACATGTCATATCAGAATCTTTAGGGGTAAATGGGGAACAGCTTATATTTACTTCCGGAGGGACTGAGAGCAACAATATGGCAATTAAAGGGGTAGCAGTTCAATATAAAAACAGAGGAAAACACTTAATTACGACAGAAATTGAACATGCCTCTGTATACGAAAGCTTTAAACAACTTGAAAAAGTAGGTTATCATGTAACTTACTTACCTGTCGATCATACAGGTCAGGTATCAATAGAGGATTTACAGAATGCACTTACAGATGAAACAATCTTAGTAAGTATTATGCATGTAAATAATGAAGTCGGACGAATTCAACCGATAAAAAAAATCGCTAGCTTATTAAAAAAGCAAAAACGTATTTTTTTTCACGTAGATGCGATTCAAAGTGTTGGTAAAATACCTATATATCCTAAAGAGTGGGGCATAGATTTAATGAGTGTTTCTGCTCATAAGCTAAATGGTCCAAAGGGGATTGGGGTATTATACTATCGAGAAGGAATTAAATTTTTTCCTTTATTGTCAGGTGGTGGACAGGAAGCGGGGTATCGTTCAGGTACTGAAAATGTCCCATTGATTGTTGGAATGGCTAAAGCCATCAGAATGTCAATGGACAAGCAGAAAGAAAATCTGGAGCATTTGTACCTTTTAAGAAAAAAATTAACTGATTTTATTCTTCAAATTCCTGAACTTAAATTAAATGGATCAGTAATTTCTGAACATATGGCACCTCATATCGTACATTTTTCATTTACTGGTATGAAATCTGAAGTGATTGTTCATGCACTAGAAAAAAAAGGAATTTATGTATCCACCCGATCTGCATGTGCTTCTGGGGAAAGTAAAGCAAGTCGTGTGCTTAAAGGTATGGGAGTTTCTGAAAAAAATGCAAATAGTGGTATACGTATTAGTATGTCTGCTGAACACTCTTTAAAAGATATTGATACATTGTGTAAACAGTTAAAACAAGTTGTCCATGATTATAAAGGGTTTACAAAATAG